The Haloterrigena turkmenica DSM 5511 genome includes the window CGTACTGGGCGTAGATGGGCACGAGAGCAGCCCCTTCGCCGCCGGCGGTCTCGGCCAGGAAGCCGATGTAGCTCGGCAGCACGCTGTTGATGATCGACGTAATCCAAATGAACAGACCGACGGACATGCCGGCCAGCGCACCTGGCTTGTTGGTATTCTCCCACCACAGACCGAGGAAGAACATCGGGAACAGCACGATACCGGCCAACGAGAACGCGTACGCGACCAGTTCGCCGATGAGTGCTGGCGGGTTGAACGCGGTGACGGTCACCAGCGCGCCGATGACGACGATGGTGGCGCGACCGATGAGGACCTGCTCGCGCTGGGTCGCATCGGGATTTATCAGCTCAGTGTAGATGTCGTGTGCAACCGCCGACGAGGCCGTGATGAACAGACCGGCCGTCGTCGCGATCGCCGCGGCCATCGCACCGGCCGCGACCAGCCCGACGAACCAGGTCGGCAGGTCGGCGAACTGCGCCGCCAGTACGACGATAACGTCACCCTCCGCACCCGACATCGCTTGATCGCCACTGAAGACCGCTTCCGGCGCGATGCTGTTGACCTGCGAGTACAGGTCGACACCGAAGGCCGCCATTGCCGGCGCGGCCCAGTACAGCAGGCAGATGAAGAACAGGCCCCAGACCGTCGACCAGCGGGCAGTCCGCTCGTTCTGGACCGTGTAGAACCGTACTAGCACGTGTGGGAGGCCACACGTACCGACGATGAGCGAGAACGCCGTAGCCACCCAGAGGTAGAACGTATTGTCGCCGAGGAACGGCTCAGAGAACTGACGGCTCAGTTCGTCGAAGAGCGCCCCGTACTCGAGCGGGGGGAGGGCCGTGGAGTATCCCTGCGTCCAACCGACGGCGTACACACCCGCGAGGAACGCGACAATGAGGATGACGTACTGTACGGCCATGTTCTTCGTCGCGCCCAGCATCCCAGACAGTGCCAGGTACCCGACGGTGATCGTCATCATCACGATGATCATCGGAATGATGTCGAGCCCGAAGACGTACTGGCCAACCAGCCCCATGCCGCGGGCCTGTCCGACCGAGTACACGTACGCGATCAACAGCGTCGTGAAGGCCGCGAGTGCTCGTGCGGCGGGAGAGTTGAAGCGGTCGCCGACGAAGTCTGGTGCGGTATACTTCCCGAATCGACGCATCTGTGCGGCCAGGAAGATCAGCAACACGAAGTAGCCCGTCGTCCAGCCGACGATGAACGCTAGTCCGTAGAAACCGGAGAGGGCGACGAGCCCTGCGAGTCCGAGATACGACGCGGCCGACATCCAGTTGGCACCGATCGCCATCCCGTTCTCGATGTTCCCGATGCCCCGACCGGCGACCCACATGCCATCGGTGTCAGCGACCTTGAACACGTATCCGATGGCGAGGAACGAAGCCATCATTAAGAAGACCATGATGGCCGGTACCAGCTTGAACGAGATGTCAAGTGCGTCAGCTTGGAGCGGGAACGTCATTGGTCACCACCTCCGTCAGTCGCCGCTACGTCCGCAGTTCCGCTGTCGTTATCGACAGTGGCGGGCTCGATTCCGTACTTCTCGTCCAGTCGGTCTCGAGAGCGAGCGTAGACCGCCGACAGTACCAACGCCCCAGTCGGAGCACCGAGAGCAACGAGGAAATAGTGGAGCGGGAACCCGAGCCCCGGAATAGTCCTCGTCATGATCTCCGGTGCGAGCCACGTCAGCGTCACCGGCCCCCAGACGATGAGTAACCACGCGATGAAGGTCCCCCAGACGAGTTTGAGGTGATCCCGCATGAACTGCGTGCTCGGATTCAGCAGGTTCACCTCCGAGCTGAGATAGTCGGTGTTGCGGTGGGCCTGAGCGGGCGATCCGCTGGCCACCCCGCCGTCGGCTTTCACCTCGGCGTCGTTCGTCGAACTGTTCGATCCGTCGTCCGCATCATGACTGTTATTGTCTGCCATATTTTGGTGCAGTGTGTCGATGTCGTGTGGTATCGTTCGAAAACCGAGGAGACGCT containing:
- a CDS encoding sodium:solute symporter family transporter, whose product is MTFPLQADALDISFKLVPAIMVFLMMASFLAIGYVFKVADTDGMWVAGRGIGNIENGMAIGANWMSAASYLGLAGLVALSGFYGLAFIVGWTTGYFVLLIFLAAQMRRFGKYTAPDFVGDRFNSPAARALAAFTTLLIAYVYSVGQARGMGLVGQYVFGLDIIPMIIVMMTITVGYLALSGMLGATKNMAVQYVILIVAFLAGVYAVGWTQGYSTALPPLEYGALFDELSRQFSEPFLGDNTFYLWVATAFSLIVGTCGLPHVLVRFYTVQNERTARWSTVWGLFFICLLYWAAPAMAAFGVDLYSQVNSIAPEAVFSGDQAMSGAEGDVIVVLAAQFADLPTWFVGLVAAGAMAAAIATTAGLFITASSAVAHDIYTELINPDATQREQVLIGRATIVVIGALVTVTAFNPPALIGELVAYAFSLAGIVLFPMFFLGLWWENTNKPGALAGMSVGLFIWITSIINSVLPSYIGFLAETAGGEGAALVPIYAQYVPPIGAALVGTPAVFIVTIVVSMVTDEPPMETKRLVRQCHSPEPMGQQQTAQDVVGTDGGETPADD
- a CDS encoding DUF4212 domain-containing protein; amino-acid sequence: MADNNSHDADDGSNSSTNDAEVKADGGVASGSPAQAHRNTDYLSSEVNLLNPSTQFMRDHLKLVWGTFIAWLLIVWGPVTLTWLAPEIMTRTIPGLGFPLHYFLVALGAPTGALVLSAVYARSRDRLDEKYGIEPATVDNDSGTADVAATDGGGDQ